A genomic segment from Polyangium mundeleinium encodes:
- a CDS encoding serine/threonine-protein kinase, whose protein sequence is MLIDVAALSTDPLVGTRYRVVRLIGGGLSADVYEATGPSGELHAIKVLRHEMRDSQDAAARLLQEGRLLASLRHPNLVPLREMGMTRDGRPFLAMPRLPGETLRETRLRQGALAPAFAASLVAGALDGLHAAHRHGVVHRDVKPGNIFLIAANAGPPRPAMIDFGIAKVSGAAVRHTTDPQFILGTPRYIAPEQILDGRVDARTDVYAMGIVLFECIAARGPFDLLAGSDLLTVMRAHLGLAPRRLDDVANVPSALACVVARALEKKPARRYPTAAAFAAAIRGAVAPEAFSGAERRAS, encoded by the coding sequence ATGCTCATCGACGTTGCAGCGCTTTCGACCGATCCGCTCGTGGGGACCCGTTATCGTGTCGTTCGTTTGATCGGCGGCGGTTTGTCCGCCGACGTGTACGAGGCCACCGGCCCTTCCGGCGAGCTTCATGCCATCAAGGTGCTCCGCCACGAGATGCGGGACTCGCAGGACGCCGCCGCACGCCTTCTCCAGGAGGGGCGCCTGCTCGCCTCGCTCCGCCACCCAAACCTCGTGCCCCTGCGCGAGATGGGAATGACCCGGGACGGCCGTCCTTTCCTCGCCATGCCCCGCCTCCCCGGCGAGACGCTCCGCGAGACCCGCCTCCGCCAGGGCGCCCTCGCGCCCGCGTTCGCCGCCTCCCTCGTCGCCGGCGCGCTTGATGGATTGCACGCCGCCCATCGGCACGGCGTCGTGCATCGCGACGTCAAACCCGGGAACATTTTCCTCATCGCCGCGAATGCCGGCCCCCCGCGCCCCGCGATGATCGATTTCGGCATTGCCAAGGTCTCCGGCGCCGCGGTCCGCCACACCACGGACCCTCAATTCATCCTCGGCACGCCTCGCTACATCGCCCCCGAGCAGATCCTCGACGGGCGCGTCGACGCCCGCACCGACGTGTATGCCATGGGCATCGTCCTCTTCGAATGCATCGCCGCGCGCGGCCCGTTCGACCTGCTCGCCGGGTCCGATCTTCTCACCGTCATGCGCGCCCACCTCGGCCTCGCCCCGCGCCGCCTCGACGACGTCGCGAACGTCCCGTCCGCTCTCGCCTGCGTCGTCGCGCGCGCGCTCGAAAAGAAACCCGCGCGCCGGTATCCCACGGCGGCCGCCTTCGCTGCGGCGATCCGCGGCGCCGTCGCGCCCGAGGCGTTCTCCGGGGCCGAGCGGAGGGCGTCGTGA
- a CDS encoding serine/threonine-protein kinase has product MTNAAFCTGLPERSTMPGDDTAESLRAPSTEALGRSAPLRRGERAPGTPWIVVRPLGKGGVGEVFEVEHVLLGRRAALKVLLPANAERHGLAERIADEGRILARVRHDNLVEVLDLGLLSDDGRPYLVLELLEGRDLRAELGRIGVLSVPTTLALASQILGGLGALHRAGFVHRDIKLENLFLCDDGRAKILDLGAAEPAAGGEGPGARGASLGTPRTMAPEQFAGKPVDGRADLYALGLVLYELVAGRGPFDDIKGIDALRFAHLDRTPPPPSRFAPQPIPAALDTWLLRALEKDPDDRFTSAEAMAAEIPAIVAPLYDPAARAVDVTTPSVFYVDVSRPSSPSAAASPRDSSGGEGMRRMVVSALAIASLAAGLAAGRLLGAPSSFGGVVNDPIASRSV; this is encoded by the coding sequence GTGACAAACGCTGCGTTTTGCACGGGCCTTCCCGAGCGGTCCACCATGCCCGGCGATGATACCGCGGAGAGCCTTCGCGCCCCCTCCACCGAGGCCCTCGGACGCTCCGCGCCTCTCCGCCGCGGCGAGCGCGCGCCCGGCACGCCGTGGATTGTCGTTCGGCCCCTCGGAAAGGGCGGCGTCGGCGAGGTCTTCGAGGTCGAACACGTCCTGCTCGGGCGCCGCGCCGCGCTGAAAGTCCTCCTCCCCGCGAATGCCGAGCGCCACGGGCTCGCCGAGCGGATCGCCGACGAGGGGCGGATCCTCGCCCGCGTACGTCATGACAACCTCGTCGAGGTCCTCGACCTCGGCCTGCTCTCGGACGACGGCCGCCCCTACCTCGTCCTCGAGCTCCTCGAAGGCCGTGATCTCCGGGCCGAGCTCGGCCGTATCGGCGTGCTCTCCGTGCCGACCACCCTCGCCCTTGCGTCGCAGATCCTCGGCGGCCTCGGCGCGCTTCACCGCGCGGGCTTCGTGCACCGCGACATCAAGCTCGAAAACCTTTTCCTTTGCGATGACGGCCGCGCCAAGATCCTCGACCTCGGCGCCGCCGAGCCCGCCGCGGGTGGTGAGGGGCCGGGCGCGCGGGGGGCCTCGCTCGGGACGCCGCGCACGATGGCGCCCGAGCAATTCGCTGGAAAACCCGTCGACGGGCGTGCGGATCTGTATGCCCTCGGCCTCGTCCTTTACGAGCTCGTCGCCGGTCGTGGCCCCTTCGACGACATCAAAGGCATCGACGCGCTCCGATTCGCACACCTCGATCGGACCCCCCCGCCGCCGTCGCGATTCGCCCCGCAGCCCATCCCCGCGGCGCTCGACACCTGGCTCCTCCGCGCCCTCGAAAAAGACCCGGACGACCGCTTCACCTCGGCCGAGGCCATGGCCGCCGAGATCCCCGCGATCGTCGCGCCCCTCTACGACCCCGCCGCGCGCGCCGTCGACGTCACCACGCCGTCCGTGTTCTATGTGGACGTCTCCCGCCCCTCGTCCCCGAGCGCCGCCGCGTCGCCGCGGGATTCGAGCGGCGGGGAGGGCATGCGCCGCATGGTCGTGTCCGCCCTGGCCATCGCTTCGCTCGCCGCCGGGCTCGCCGCGGGCAGGCTCCTCGGCGCCCCCTCTTCGTTCGGCGGTGTCGTGAACGATCCGATCGCGTCGCGATCGGTGTAA
- a CDS encoding ATP-dependent helicase encodes MAIDLNPSQKQAVEHDLGPMLVLAGAGSGKTRVVTERIGRLLGKGVPATSILAMTFTNKAAAEMHERVAKLVGPKAAKDLKVCTFHRFGLDTLGQETRALGFRGSKFAILDQADQTSAIREILRELRTTKNYDIGAILARISAAKNDFITPEEWLEKQRKGRGVDEYDEISMLVYPKYLAALRTFQAFDFDDLICELVRLWRKRADVLQKYQMRYRYLIVDEYQDTNHAQLELVLQLAGAHRNVVVVGDDDQSIYAWRGADVKNILSFEDHFPGAKVVKLEHNYRSKKPILDVANAILARQAGKRHRKVLVPTQGDGPIVQVVVCADPEVEASFVASESQELIEKHGVRPKDIAVLYRSNLQAQPIEQALKERGIPLRMIGGQQFFERKEVKDLIAYLKVVLSPDDEMSLRRVVNYPARGIGEVAFHKITAHATAQDMSLWAVVQRAHAVRDLPPGALEGCRQFVRIVEGGRLAFEQKLPSAEVAAKLCEAIGLKADIMAASANPQVAARRWGNIEGLLKVFARRDEAGKGDREQFAEFLRLLALRMDEKDEEATDRVTLTTMHGSKGLEFPYVFLIGVEEGFCPHSRTTTERATDFVPGDQDGAVSLEEERRLFYVGVTRAREKLHLSRCMARGQRGKLVPRTPSRFLLELPRELYEEREETAPIAPGIEKTKAGAANLLAALQALPPGELPMIPRTRPRF; translated from the coding sequence GTGGCGATCGATCTCAACCCCTCTCAGAAGCAGGCGGTCGAGCACGATCTCGGGCCGATGCTCGTGCTCGCCGGGGCAGGCTCGGGCAAGACGCGCGTCGTCACCGAGCGAATCGGGCGGCTGCTCGGCAAGGGCGTCCCCGCGACCAGCATCCTCGCGATGACCTTCACCAACAAGGCCGCCGCCGAGATGCACGAGCGCGTCGCGAAGCTCGTCGGCCCGAAGGCCGCGAAGGACCTCAAGGTCTGCACCTTCCATCGCTTCGGCCTCGACACGCTCGGCCAGGAGACGCGCGCGCTCGGCTTCCGCGGCTCGAAGTTCGCCATCCTCGATCAGGCGGACCAGACGAGCGCGATCCGCGAGATCCTGCGCGAGCTCCGCACCACGAAGAACTACGACATCGGCGCGATCCTTGCGCGCATCTCGGCCGCGAAGAACGACTTCATCACGCCAGAGGAATGGCTGGAGAAGCAACGCAAGGGCCGCGGCGTGGACGAGTACGACGAGATCAGCATGCTCGTCTACCCGAAGTACCTCGCGGCGCTGCGCACGTTCCAGGCGTTCGACTTCGACGACCTCATCTGCGAGCTCGTCCGCCTCTGGAGAAAACGCGCCGACGTGCTCCAGAAGTACCAGATGCGCTACCGGTACCTCATCGTCGACGAGTACCAGGACACGAACCACGCGCAGCTCGAGCTCGTGCTGCAGCTCGCGGGCGCGCACAGGAACGTGGTGGTCGTCGGCGACGACGATCAGTCGATCTACGCGTGGCGTGGCGCCGACGTGAAGAACATCCTCTCGTTCGAGGACCATTTTCCGGGCGCGAAGGTCGTCAAGCTCGAGCACAACTATCGCTCGAAGAAGCCGATCCTCGACGTGGCGAACGCGATCCTCGCGCGGCAGGCGGGCAAACGGCACCGCAAGGTCCTCGTGCCCACGCAGGGCGACGGGCCCATCGTGCAGGTCGTCGTCTGCGCCGATCCCGAGGTCGAGGCGAGTTTCGTCGCCTCCGAGTCGCAAGAGCTCATCGAGAAGCACGGCGTGCGCCCCAAGGACATCGCGGTGCTTTACCGCTCGAACCTCCAGGCGCAGCCGATCGAGCAGGCCTTGAAGGAGCGGGGGATTCCGCTCCGTATGATCGGCGGCCAGCAGTTCTTCGAGCGCAAGGAGGTCAAGGACCTCATCGCGTACCTCAAGGTCGTGCTCTCGCCCGACGACGAGATGTCCCTGCGGCGTGTCGTGAACTATCCGGCGCGAGGCATTGGCGAGGTCGCATTCCACAAGATCACCGCGCACGCGACCGCGCAGGACATGAGCCTGTGGGCCGTGGTGCAGCGCGCGCACGCCGTGCGGGATCTGCCGCCGGGAGCGCTCGAGGGGTGCCGGCAGTTCGTGCGGATCGTCGAGGGCGGGCGGCTCGCGTTCGAGCAAAAGCTGCCGAGCGCGGAGGTCGCGGCGAAGCTCTGCGAGGCGATCGGGCTCAAGGCCGACATCATGGCGGCCTCGGCGAACCCGCAGGTCGCGGCGCGCCGCTGGGGCAACATCGAGGGCCTGCTCAAGGTCTTCGCGCGGCGTGACGAGGCGGGCAAGGGGGATCGGGAGCAATTCGCCGAGTTTTTGCGCCTGCTCGCGCTGCGCATGGACGAGAAGGACGAAGAGGCGACGGACCGCGTCACGCTCACCACGATGCACGGCTCGAAGGGTTTGGAGTTCCCGTACGTCTTCCTGATCGGCGTCGAGGAGGGCTTCTGCCCGCATTCTCGTACGACGACCGAGCGCGCGACCGATTTCGTGCCCGGCGATCAGGACGGGGCGGTGAGCCTGGAGGAGGAGCGGCGACTTTTCTACGTGGGCGTGACGCGCGCCCGGGAAAAGCTCCACCTGTCGCGCTGCATGGCGCGTGGGCAGCGCGGCAAGCTCGTGCCGCGCACGCCGAGCCGATTCTTGCTGGAGCTTCCGCGTGAGCTCTACGAGGAGCGCGAGGAGACGGCGCCGATCGCGCCGGGCATCGAGAAGACGAAAGCCGGCGCCGCGAACCTCCTGGCGGCGCTGCAGGCGCTGCCGCCGGGCGAGCTGCCGATGATCCCGCGGACGCGCCCGCGGTTTTGA
- a CDS encoding hybrid sensor histidine kinase/response regulator yields the protein MTSRNRMQTPRTQRSTSLGFVVAVLSTATAMVVHVSLERWLGASPPWSLFSLAVALPAVLGGLGPGLLATGLCGLAVFIQSAAGRDAVLVILFFAFGLAMSWIGGRMRRSDRRFGDCTSLLDRLRARDARVTAEVEVLRESEGRFRALAQASFDPLVLHSEGVILDVNQAFTETFGYRREEVLGARKELLAPDDFRPLLAERMMSGAETSYEAVLQRKDGSRFVAELRGGNVHVQGRPARATVIRDLTPRRAAESVARWTDELFRQLYDWIPLGMAQADAKDGRLLRVNACYCEITGYSAAELLGKRFSELTHPDDREKDVAGYREAAREGRVYRTEKRYFRKDGSIVWVRVHAFFLRDVHGGISTSTAVIEDITQRKRNEEMLRETQRSTEEALGLLDNLFAYAPLGIALVDPQCRFVRVNESLASMNGASIAEHVGRRVADVVPDLWPLLEDVYRRVLAGERLLNVSLVGETRACPGESRHWLCNYYPVRDRRAGEIMGIGIVVQDVTDQTRAEEALREADRRKDEFLAMLAHELRNPLAPIKMAVEIQKRVELAEPRLLRSRDVIERQVGHLVRLLDDLLDVSRISRGRITLQKETHELCEIIDQAIESTRPLIDARKHDLDLAPCSEPLHVNVDAARLTQVVANLLNNAAKYTDDGGRIHLGIERGPRNEALIRIKDNGRGIDPKDLPHVFDTFYQSTRTLDRSEGGLGIGLSLVRRLVELHGGRVEAHSEGLGKGSEFVVRLALEEAPMTIPQPADIPAAGQSRRVLVVDDNIDAAETMAALLETLGHEVSVAHDGEAALEAVSNGHPEIVLLDIGLPRMDGYEVCKRLRDDGTLRPFIVAVTGYGQAEDRARALEAGFDAHLVKPASFDAIQAVLRAA from the coding sequence GTGACGTCACGGAACCGAATGCAGACGCCGCGAACCCAACGGTCCACGTCGCTCGGCTTCGTCGTGGCCGTCCTGTCGACGGCCACGGCGATGGTCGTGCACGTGTCGCTTGAACGATGGCTCGGCGCGTCGCCACCGTGGTCGCTCTTTTCCCTCGCGGTCGCGCTTCCGGCCGTGCTCGGTGGCCTCGGGCCTGGCCTGCTCGCCACGGGGCTCTGTGGTCTGGCCGTGTTCATCCAATCGGCGGCCGGTCGAGACGCGGTGCTCGTCATCCTGTTTTTCGCGTTCGGCCTCGCCATGAGCTGGATTGGCGGGCGCATGCGCCGCTCCGATCGCCGCTTCGGGGATTGCACCTCCCTCCTCGATCGGCTGCGTGCTCGCGACGCGCGCGTGACCGCGGAGGTGGAGGTCTTGCGCGAGAGCGAGGGGCGATTCCGCGCCCTCGCGCAGGCCTCGTTTGATCCGCTGGTCCTCCACAGCGAGGGCGTGATCCTCGACGTCAACCAGGCCTTCACCGAGACCTTCGGGTATCGCCGCGAGGAGGTCCTCGGGGCGCGGAAAGAGCTGCTCGCGCCGGACGATTTTCGCCCCTTGCTCGCGGAGCGGATGATGAGCGGCGCCGAGACCTCGTACGAGGCCGTGCTCCAGCGCAAGGACGGCAGCCGATTCGTAGCCGAGCTTCGGGGCGGCAATGTCCACGTCCAGGGCCGCCCGGCGCGCGCGACGGTCATCCGCGACCTCACGCCGCGCCGCGCCGCCGAGAGCGTGGCGCGCTGGACCGACGAGCTGTTCCGGCAGCTCTACGATTGGATCCCCCTCGGAATGGCGCAGGCAGACGCCAAGGACGGGCGCTTGCTCCGGGTCAACGCCTGTTATTGCGAGATCACCGGGTATTCGGCGGCCGAGCTCCTCGGCAAGAGGTTCAGCGAGCTCACGCACCCCGACGATCGTGAAAAGGACGTGGCCGGTTATCGAGAGGCCGCGCGGGAGGGGCGGGTGTATCGCACCGAAAAGCGGTACTTCCGCAAAGACGGCAGCATCGTCTGGGTGCGCGTGCACGCCTTTTTCTTGCGGGACGTGCATGGGGGGATCTCCACGTCGACCGCGGTGATCGAGGACATCACGCAAAGGAAGCGCAACGAGGAGATGCTCCGCGAGACGCAGCGCTCGACCGAGGAGGCGCTCGGCCTGCTCGACAACCTCTTCGCGTATGCGCCCCTCGGCATTGCGCTGGTCGACCCGCAATGCCGGTTCGTGCGTGTCAACGAGAGCCTGGCGTCGATGAATGGCGCTTCGATCGCCGAGCACGTCGGCCGTCGCGTCGCCGATGTCGTCCCCGACCTGTGGCCGCTGCTCGAGGATGTGTATCGCCGCGTGCTCGCGGGCGAACGGCTCCTCAATGTGTCCCTCGTCGGCGAGACGCGCGCGTGTCCGGGCGAGAGCCGCCACTGGCTCTGCAACTATTATCCGGTGCGCGACCGACGGGCGGGCGAGATCATGGGCATCGGCATCGTCGTCCAGGACGTCACCGATCAAACCCGCGCCGAGGAGGCTCTGCGCGAGGCCGATCGCCGCAAGGATGAATTCTTGGCCATGCTGGCGCACGAGCTCCGCAATCCGCTCGCGCCCATCAAGATGGCCGTGGAGATCCAGAAGCGGGTCGAGCTCGCCGAGCCGCGGCTTTTGCGGTCCCGCGACGTCATCGAGCGCCAGGTCGGCCACCTCGTGCGCCTCCTCGACGATTTGCTCGATGTCTCACGCATTTCGCGCGGACGGATCACCTTGCAAAAAGAGACGCACGAGCTCTGCGAGATCATCGACCAGGCGATCGAATCGACGCGGCCGCTCATCGACGCCCGCAAGCACGATCTCGACCTCGCGCCTTGCTCGGAGCCGCTTCACGTGAATGTCGACGCGGCGCGGCTCACGCAGGTCGTGGCCAATCTGCTGAACAACGCGGCCAAGTACACCGACGACGGAGGCCGCATCCACCTCGGCATCGAAAGGGGACCCCGAAACGAAGCGCTCATCCGGATCAAGGACAATGGCCGTGGGATCGACCCGAAGGACTTGCCGCATGTATTCGACACATTTTATCAATCGACGCGCACCCTCGACCGCTCGGAGGGGGGGCTCGGAATCGGACTCTCCCTCGTTCGCCGCCTCGTCGAGCTGCACGGCGGAAGGGTCGAAGCCCATAGCGAGGGGCTCGGAAAAGGCAGCGAGTTCGTCGTCCGTCTCGCGCTGGAGGAAGCTCCGATGACGATCCCGCAACCCGCTGACATCCCCGCGGCCGGGCAGAGCCGCCGCGTCCTCGTCGTGGACGACAACATCGACGCGGCCGAGACGATGGCCGCGCTGCTCGAAACGCTCGGCCACGAGGTTTCCGTCGCGCATGATGGCGAGGCGGCCCTGGAGGCCGTGTCGAATGGCCACCCCGAGATCGTGCTCCTCGACATCGGCCTGCCGCGCATGGACGGCTACGAGGTCTGCAAGCGCCTGCGCGACGACGGGACCCTGCGTCCGTTCATCGTGGCCGTCACCGGCTACGGCCAGGCCGAGGACCGCGCCCGCGCCCTCGAGGCCGGCTTCGACGCCCACCTCGTCAAGCCCGCGAGCTTCGACGCCATCCAGGCCGTGCTCCGCGCCGCCTGA
- a CDS encoding dienelactone hydrolase family protein has product MDQREIRFPCDDGFSMRGILTLPDRPEPRPGLVLIYEVFGLNEEMKRVAREFAEAGYVVLIPDLFHRGPKLLCVAGAIRSIIKQRGRPLDDLDAARRYLASRPEVDGNRLGVVGFCMGGGFAIVLAMRGHYKVAAPFYGEVPEDLPSACPTVASFGGLDKPLRDAPERLRRNLARLDVPSDIKVYEDAGHSFFTRTEGAILQKIGPFLPMHAGYHEPSALDAKDRVLAFFQEHLDRVV; this is encoded by the coding sequence ATGGATCAGCGCGAGATCAGGTTTCCTTGCGACGACGGTTTCTCGATGCGGGGCATCCTCACGCTGCCGGACCGGCCGGAGCCGCGGCCTGGGCTCGTGCTCATCTATGAGGTCTTTGGCCTCAACGAGGAGATGAAGCGCGTCGCGCGGGAGTTCGCCGAGGCGGGGTATGTCGTGCTCATCCCGGACCTCTTTCACCGCGGCCCGAAGCTCTTATGCGTGGCGGGCGCGATTCGCTCGATCATCAAGCAACGCGGCCGGCCGCTCGACGACCTCGACGCGGCGAGGCGGTATCTCGCGTCGCGCCCCGAGGTCGACGGCAACCGGCTCGGCGTCGTCGGCTTTTGCATGGGCGGCGGCTTCGCGATCGTTCTCGCGATGCGGGGCCATTACAAGGTCGCTGCACCTTTTTATGGCGAGGTCCCCGAGGATTTGCCGAGCGCCTGCCCGACGGTGGCGAGCTTCGGCGGCCTCGACAAGCCTTTGCGAGACGCGCCCGAGCGCTTGCGGCGGAACCTCGCACGGCTCGACGTCCCTTCGGACATCAAGGTCTATGAAGACGCGGGGCATTCGTTTTTCACGCGCACCGAGGGTGCAATTCTCCAGAAGATCGGCCCGTTCCTGCCGATGCACGCCGGCTACCACGAGCCCTCCGCGCTCGACGCAAAGGATCGCGTCCTCGCGTTCTTCCAGGAGCATCTCGACCGTGTAGTGTAA
- a CDS encoding STAS domain-containing protein — MNPKLEVGGIDIEWREEDGLCLWAGAPVMTAWIESTMAGLLTTVQRMVGAERFELAMQQGGRDSIDGDWRMIASAPTFEEGFERLVRVAAAAGWGRWQLVSVDLAAREARVRVYNNWESLAQRALGVSWGASFVAGKLSGIFQRHFGVPTCWAEQTLFAAEGDAFDEFVVRPSDRSLEARLDALFQSDQVTKADLAVALERVRREVEERTQAERALREKLDLIAQQEEAIRALSTPIIEVWDGVLTLPLLGVVDTRRAAEMMERLLDAITHKGARIAIIDLTGVDTIDAETADHIGKLVRAAELVGVKCIITGIRPAVAQTMVEFGIDLTKIATLSTLREALRRCMRPSDLQMQKNS; from the coding sequence ATGAATCCGAAGCTTGAGGTGGGCGGCATCGACATCGAGTGGCGCGAGGAGGACGGGCTTTGCTTATGGGCTGGCGCGCCGGTGATGACGGCGTGGATCGAGAGCACCATGGCGGGGCTGCTCACGACGGTGCAGAGAATGGTCGGGGCCGAGCGGTTCGAACTCGCGATGCAGCAGGGGGGGCGCGACAGCATCGACGGGGATTGGCGGATGATTGCGTCGGCGCCGACGTTCGAGGAGGGGTTCGAAAGGCTCGTCCGGGTCGCGGCGGCGGCGGGCTGGGGGCGCTGGCAGCTCGTCTCGGTCGACCTCGCCGCGCGCGAGGCGCGGGTGCGGGTCTACAACAACTGGGAATCCCTCGCGCAGCGCGCGCTCGGGGTCTCCTGGGGCGCGTCGTTCGTCGCGGGCAAGCTCTCCGGGATTTTTCAGCGCCATTTCGGGGTCCCGACCTGCTGGGCCGAGCAGACGTTGTTCGCGGCGGAGGGCGACGCCTTCGACGAATTCGTCGTCCGGCCCTCGGACAGGAGCCTCGAAGCGCGGCTCGACGCCCTCTTTCAATCGGATCAGGTCACGAAAGCGGACCTCGCGGTGGCGCTCGAGCGTGTGCGCCGGGAGGTCGAGGAGCGCACCCAAGCCGAGCGCGCGCTGCGCGAAAAACTCGATCTCATCGCGCAGCAGGAGGAGGCGATCCGGGCGCTCTCGACGCCGATCATCGAGGTATGGGACGGCGTGCTCACGCTCCCGCTCTTGGGCGTGGTCGATACGAGGCGCGCGGCCGAGATGATGGAGCGGTTGCTCGACGCGATCACCCACAAGGGCGCGCGGATCGCGATCATCGATTTGACCGGCGTCGACACGATCGACGCGGAGACGGCCGATCACATTGGAAAGCTCGTGCGCGCGGCGGAGCTCGTCGGCGTGAAGTGTATCATCACGGGCATTCGCCCCGCGGTCGCGCAGACGATGGTCGAATTCGGGATCGACCTCACGAAAATCGCCACCCTGTCCACGTTGCGC